One genomic window of Aethina tumida isolate Nest 87 chromosome 3, icAetTumi1.1, whole genome shotgun sequence includes the following:
- the LOC109608589 gene encoding uncharacterized protein LOC109608589 isoform X1, protein MLLQSGSEPGPKSGPGPEESRNPTPDSDSTRTHMLDYAPAPGWTVHVTKEGRLYYCNHVTRTASWLPPAEAWKCGDESLPYGWERALDDSGRTYYINHVNKTTTYESPVVKNLEPLPKPEPRVVTLERSPALGFGFVAGSEKPVIVRFVTEGGPSVDKLLPGDQILTVNGEDVKTAPREHVISLVRACTKTVRLVVCQPPEQQGARKSTLLSASKRARLRSKPSRVRFAESVCVNGAPLFPPSAFSLGDLCVPPMANVLKVFLENGQTKSFKYDAWTTVQDVVTSLETKLCLQATEHFSLVVEHIKSLKRNKLTLLDPSDSLARIASRPGAHKLRCLFRVAFVPSSAAALAQKDLNALDYLYTQCCNDVIQERFAPELQYDTALMLASLHIHQHALANNLPAAKITVKSIERDFGLERFVPASLLENMKRKEVRKLIGHFLKLHSNMAGPGKQLTSLQTKLHYLDIVSQLPSYGAKCFSAGPKGDAMERVILVSPKFGISQITGTRNSVFQPVPIANIEDMRRIEVKSDDEISRTVLIKLQKDKMVSVSLEERDASELVLVLRGYFNLATGQNLPVDQEEEAPMEDLAPPFLSQHKVVPEKWSYINQNNVKSICFAMHPVYQGINKKTNGLYNTMGRQSKPPLILGYSLDSNMNNSLSNRNHQIKPEFSSFDNTSYDLQSVVSMEILESGVVETRNDEVLRRIQEMQQLVENSEKYLTEQQNLDRLNSLSEWQETSVDIESDTDSVLADDAPGKLKHSDSLLLLTKGHAQEPAPKPMFTNAAIELLRSETVQSESDNDSIYTPGNSPKHKLPSNGIDKSNRISFGLRSPDNTADKDQDFQAYLQQLKQMKNKDTGDMDSLNDIYVFDPDLIDLTNIPPPGTPNELDCALPTPINVPPSSFADSIEKLNKLGVLNEDEDLETFLASVTVPPPTQKVTPAVELTPEEIMAYIIPPPPDRDSFENLTIKDDEKDQLSEQSHNEMCNGVKKRESVVSTRTNVIEYATVDRKGAFSCCAKNKPEKLIKCEAPIQPLPRRSSDETPPERPPKMIPEERQRSQSLSTRANSNADYPPKLPPRGDCAPPHLFLPPKKPPLPPVPPLEVLRQMKNIQQSKPVSETRTASIGSPHLQRNRNMSNDLDNTYHLSEDNRLCLKAATAVSTPTSPHLGRGAHLTAIPIDSLDSPGNHNRETPSMPHSRSPLSAVPHIKSLEGNAAFNKFREHEAMQRNGGPTIRNGCTSTRENLLAKTDVAMANLLVRLDQVAAQCSVAQVHGGGRLISEEKFQVAKEELTSQSLQLVTSSKMLVIAMSDPSLPDLPENLAICLTILRRLTELCQDLTNHTTAPLQTRNLILKVHDVTAAFRHLITSNIDRSSQKTIEEHLAAQAESLANVLATLLRSLRVFSP, encoded by the exons cCACGTGACGCGCACAGCTAGCTGGTTGCCGCCAGCGGAGGCTTGGAAATGCGGCGACGAGTCCCTGCCCTACGGGTGGGAGCGGGCCCTCGACGATTCTGGCAGAACCTACTACATCAA TCATGTGAACAAAACGACAACGTACGAATCGCCGGTAGTGAAAAATTTAGAGCCGCTTCCGAAGCCGGAACCACGGGTGGTCACGTTGGAGAGGTCGCCCGCTTTGGGCTTTGGATTTGTTGCTGGATCCGAAAAACCAGTCATCGTGCGGTTCGTCACCGAAGGTGGACCATCCGTCGACAAG CTGCTTCCGGGCGATCAAATCCTGACGGTGAACGGGGAGGACGTGAAAACGGCACCGAGAGAGCACGTGATCTCGTTGGTGAGAGCCTGCACCAAAACGGTTCGTCTCGTGGTTTGTCAGCCGCCGGAGCAACAGGGCGCCAGGAAATCCACCCTCTTGTCCGCCAGCAAACGGGCCCGGTTACGCAGCAAACCTTCCCGGGTCCGATTCGCCGAGAGCGTCTGTGTCAACGGAGCACCGCTGTTTCCC CCTTCGGCGTTTTCGCTGGGTGATTTATGCGTGCCCCCGATGGCGAACGTACTGAAGGTGTTTCTGGAGAACGGCCAAACCAAGTCTTTCAAGTATGATGCATGGACGACTGTTCAGGACGTCGTTACCTCGCTGGAGACGAAACTTTGTTTGCAGGCGACCGAACATTTCAGTCTGGTTGTTGAGCACATCAAGTCGCTCAAAAGGAACAAGCTCACGTTGCTGGATCCGTCCGATAGTTTGGCCAGG ATCGCGTCACGTCCGGGCGCCCATAAACTGAGGTGTTTGTTCAGAGTGGCGTTCGTGCCGTCGTCGGCCGCCGCCCTCGCCCAAAAGGACTTGAACGCGCTGGATTACCTGTACACGCAATGCTGCAACGACGTAATCCAGGAGAGGTTCGCACCGGAATTGCAGTACGACACGGCGTTGATGCTGGCCTCTTTGCATATCCATCAGCACGCCTTAGCTAACAATTTGCCTGCGGCTAAAATTACCGTCAAAAGTATAGA GAGGGATTTCGGCTTGGAACGTTTCGTACCCGCATCGCTTTTAGAAAACATGAAGCGTAAGGAAGTGAGAAAACTTATCGGTCATTTCTTGAAATTGCATTCGAACATGGCCGGGCCGGGAAAACAACTTACTTCACTTCAAACTAAACTTCATTATTTAGATATTGTTAGCCAACTTCCCAGTTACGGAGCCAAGTGTTTTTCTGCCGGGCCCAAGGGAGATGCGATGGAAAGAGTCATACTTGTTAGTCCCAAATTTGGAATTAGCCAGATCACCGGCACTAGGAATTCAgtg TTCCAGCCTGTTCCGATTGCTAATATTGAAGACATGCGTAGGATTGAAGTAAAAAGCGATGATGAAATCAGTCGGACTGTGttaataaaacttcaaaaggATAAAATGGTTTCCGTATCGCTTGAAGAACGAGACGCAAGTGAATTGGTTTTAGTCCTAAGAGGCTACTTCAATTTAGCTACTGGTCAAAACTTGCCAGTAGATCAAGAGGAGGAAGCACCGATGGAAGATTTGGCACCACCATTTTTATCGCAGCATAAAGTGGTGCCAGAAAAATGGAGCTATATCaatcaaaataatgtaaagtCGATTTGTTTTGCCATGCATCCAGTTTACCAAggtataaataagaaaactaaTGGATTGTATAATACCATGGGGAGACAAAGTAAACCACCACTTATTCTTGGATATAGTTTAGATAGCAACATGAATAATTCGTTATCTAATCGCAACCATCAAATCAAACCCGAATTCAGCAGTTTCGATAACACCTCCTACGATTTACAAAGCGTCGTATCTATGGAAATCCTTGAAAGCGGCGTCGTCGAAACCAGAAACGACGAAGTCTTACGTCGAATCCAAGAAATGCAACAGTTGGTggaaaattcagaaaaataccTAACGGAACAACAAAACTTAGACAGATTGAACTCCCTGTCCGAATGGCAAGAAACAAGCGTGGACATAGAAAGTGATACGGACAGTGTTCTGGCGGACGACGCGCCAGGAAAACTGAAACACAGCGACTCATTACTATTGTTAACCAAAGGACACGCCCAAGAACCCGCACCGAAGCCAATGTTCACTAATGCCGCGATCGAATTACTACGATCTGAAACCGTTCAATCTGAAAGCGATAACGATTCAATTTATACACCGGGCAACTCCCCAAAACACAAGTTACCCAGCAACGGAATAGACAAATCAAATCGAATTAGTTTCGGACTACGCAGTCCCGACAACACTGCCGATAAGGATCAGGATTTCCAGGCGTATTTGCAACAGCTGAAACAGATGAAGAACAAAGACACCGGTGATATGGATTCGTTGAACGATATATACGTCTTCGACCCGGACTTAATAGACTTGACAAACATACCTCCACCCGGAACTCCCAATGAACTCGATTGTGCCTTACCGACGCCAATAAACGTGCCGCCGAGTTCGTTCGCCGATTCTATTGAAAAGTTGAACAAACTCGGGGTGTTAAATGAGGACGAGGATTTAGAAACGTTTTTAGCCAGCGTTACAGTACCGCCTCCCACTCAAAAGGTCACTCCCGCTGTCGAATTGACTCCTGAGGAGATTATGGCGTATATCATCCCTCCACCACCAGATCGTGATAGTTTCGAGAATTTGACAATAAAAGACGATGAGAAAGATCAACTAAGCGAACAAAGTCATAACGAAATGTGCAATGGTGTTAAAAAAAGAGAAAGTGTTGTCAGTACAAGAACGAATGTTATAGAATATGCGACTGTAGATAGGAAGGGTGCCTTTTCGTGCTGTGCCAAAAATAAGCccgaaaaattgattaaatgtgAGGCACCCATTCAACCTTTACCACGACGAAGTTCTGACGAAACACCTCCAGAAAGACCACCCAAAATGATTCCGGAAGAACGCCAAAGATCTCAATCTTTATCCACCAGAGCGAATTCTAATGCTGATTATCCACCTAAACTACCCCCTAGAGGCGACTGTGCACCACCCCATCTGTTTCTACCACCAAAGAAACCACCTCTACCTCCAGTTCCCCCATTGGAAGTACTAAGACAGATGAAGAACATCCAGCAGTCAAAACCAGTATCCGAAACTCGGACAGCTAGTATAGGTTCTCCACACCTGCAGAGGAATAGAAACATGTCAAATGACCTGGACAACACTTATCATTTAAGTGAGGATAATCGATTGTGTCTCAAGGCTGCGACAGCGGTGAGCACTCCAACGTCCCCGCATTTAG GCAGAGGTGCTCATCTAACCGCAATACCCATAGACTCCCTCGACAGTCCTGGAAACCACAACCGCGAGACCCCGTCGATGCCGCACTCCAGATCACCACTTTCCGCTGTACCACACATAAAAAGCTTGGAGGGAAATGCAGCTTTCAATAAATTCAGAGAGCACGAGGCTATGCAACGGAACGGCGGTCCGACCATAAGGAACGGATGTACTTCGACCAGAGAGAATCTGCTGGCCAAAACAGACGTGGCAATGGCCAATTTACTGGTGAGACTGGACCAGGTGGCTGCACAGTGCAGTGTCGCTCAAGTGCACGGCGGCGGCAGGTTGATCAGCGAAGAAAAGTTTCAG GTTGCCAAAGAAGAATTGACGTCGCAATCCCTGCAGCTTGTCACTTCGAGCAAGATGCTAGTCATAGCTATGTCGGACCCTAGTCTCCCCGATCTACCCGAGAACCTGGCGATTTGCCTGACGATCTTGCGCCGACTTACGGAGCTCTGTCAGGATTTGACCAACCACACGACGGCACCCCTCCAAACCAGAAACCTCATACTGAAAGTCCACGACGTGACCGCGGCGTTCCGCCACTTGATCACCTCCAACATTGACCGTAGCTCGCAGAAGACCATCGAAGAACATCTCGCCGCGCAAGCGGAATCGCTGGCGAACGTGCTTGCTACTTTACTGAGAAGCTTGAGGGTTTTTTCACCGTAG
- the LOC109608589 gene encoding uncharacterized protein LOC109608589 isoform X2, whose protein sequence is MLLQSGSEPGPKSGPGPEESRNPTPDSDSTRTHMLDYAPAPGWTVHVTKEGRLYYCNHVTRTASWLPPAEAWKCGDESLPYGWERALDDSGRTYYINHVNKTTTYESPVVKNLEPLPKPEPRVVTLERSPALGFGFVAGSEKPVIVRFVTEGGPSVDKLLPGDQILTVNGEDVKTAPREHVISLVRACTKTVRLVVCQPPEQQGARKSTLLSASKRARLRSKPSRVRFAESVCVNGAPLFPPSAFSLGDLCVPPMANVLKVFLENGQTKSFKYDAWTTVQDVVTSLETKLCLQATEHFSLVVEHIKSLKRNKLTLLDPSDSLARIASRPGAHKLRCLFRVAFVPSSAAALAQKDLNALDYLYTQCCNDVIQERFAPELQYDTALMLASLHIHQHALANNLPAAKITVKSIERDFGLERFVPASLLENMKRKEVRKLIGHFLKLHSNMAGPGKQLTSLQTKLHYLDIVSQLPSYGAKCFSAGPKGDAMERVILVSPKFGISQITGTRNSFQPVPIANIEDMRRIEVKSDDEISRTVLIKLQKDKMVSVSLEERDASELVLVLRGYFNLATGQNLPVDQEEEAPMEDLAPPFLSQHKVVPEKWSYINQNNVKSICFAMHPVYQGINKKTNGLYNTMGRQSKPPLILGYSLDSNMNNSLSNRNHQIKPEFSSFDNTSYDLQSVVSMEILESGVVETRNDEVLRRIQEMQQLVENSEKYLTEQQNLDRLNSLSEWQETSVDIESDTDSVLADDAPGKLKHSDSLLLLTKGHAQEPAPKPMFTNAAIELLRSETVQSESDNDSIYTPGNSPKHKLPSNGIDKSNRISFGLRSPDNTADKDQDFQAYLQQLKQMKNKDTGDMDSLNDIYVFDPDLIDLTNIPPPGTPNELDCALPTPINVPPSSFADSIEKLNKLGVLNEDEDLETFLASVTVPPPTQKVTPAVELTPEEIMAYIIPPPPDRDSFENLTIKDDEKDQLSEQSHNEMCNGVKKRESVVSTRTNVIEYATVDRKGAFSCCAKNKPEKLIKCEAPIQPLPRRSSDETPPERPPKMIPEERQRSQSLSTRANSNADYPPKLPPRGDCAPPHLFLPPKKPPLPPVPPLEVLRQMKNIQQSKPVSETRTASIGSPHLQRNRNMSNDLDNTYHLSEDNRLCLKAATAVSTPTSPHLGRGAHLTAIPIDSLDSPGNHNRETPSMPHSRSPLSAVPHIKSLEGNAAFNKFREHEAMQRNGGPTIRNGCTSTRENLLAKTDVAMANLLVRLDQVAAQCSVAQVHGGGRLISEEKFQVAKEELTSQSLQLVTSSKMLVIAMSDPSLPDLPENLAICLTILRRLTELCQDLTNHTTAPLQTRNLILKVHDVTAAFRHLITSNIDRSSQKTIEEHLAAQAESLANVLATLLRSLRVFSP, encoded by the exons cCACGTGACGCGCACAGCTAGCTGGTTGCCGCCAGCGGAGGCTTGGAAATGCGGCGACGAGTCCCTGCCCTACGGGTGGGAGCGGGCCCTCGACGATTCTGGCAGAACCTACTACATCAA TCATGTGAACAAAACGACAACGTACGAATCGCCGGTAGTGAAAAATTTAGAGCCGCTTCCGAAGCCGGAACCACGGGTGGTCACGTTGGAGAGGTCGCCCGCTTTGGGCTTTGGATTTGTTGCTGGATCCGAAAAACCAGTCATCGTGCGGTTCGTCACCGAAGGTGGACCATCCGTCGACAAG CTGCTTCCGGGCGATCAAATCCTGACGGTGAACGGGGAGGACGTGAAAACGGCACCGAGAGAGCACGTGATCTCGTTGGTGAGAGCCTGCACCAAAACGGTTCGTCTCGTGGTTTGTCAGCCGCCGGAGCAACAGGGCGCCAGGAAATCCACCCTCTTGTCCGCCAGCAAACGGGCCCGGTTACGCAGCAAACCTTCCCGGGTCCGATTCGCCGAGAGCGTCTGTGTCAACGGAGCACCGCTGTTTCCC CCTTCGGCGTTTTCGCTGGGTGATTTATGCGTGCCCCCGATGGCGAACGTACTGAAGGTGTTTCTGGAGAACGGCCAAACCAAGTCTTTCAAGTATGATGCATGGACGACTGTTCAGGACGTCGTTACCTCGCTGGAGACGAAACTTTGTTTGCAGGCGACCGAACATTTCAGTCTGGTTGTTGAGCACATCAAGTCGCTCAAAAGGAACAAGCTCACGTTGCTGGATCCGTCCGATAGTTTGGCCAGG ATCGCGTCACGTCCGGGCGCCCATAAACTGAGGTGTTTGTTCAGAGTGGCGTTCGTGCCGTCGTCGGCCGCCGCCCTCGCCCAAAAGGACTTGAACGCGCTGGATTACCTGTACACGCAATGCTGCAACGACGTAATCCAGGAGAGGTTCGCACCGGAATTGCAGTACGACACGGCGTTGATGCTGGCCTCTTTGCATATCCATCAGCACGCCTTAGCTAACAATTTGCCTGCGGCTAAAATTACCGTCAAAAGTATAGA GAGGGATTTCGGCTTGGAACGTTTCGTACCCGCATCGCTTTTAGAAAACATGAAGCGTAAGGAAGTGAGAAAACTTATCGGTCATTTCTTGAAATTGCATTCGAACATGGCCGGGCCGGGAAAACAACTTACTTCACTTCAAACTAAACTTCATTATTTAGATATTGTTAGCCAACTTCCCAGTTACGGAGCCAAGTGTTTTTCTGCCGGGCCCAAGGGAGATGCGATGGAAAGAGTCATACTTGTTAGTCCCAAATTTGGAATTAGCCAGATCACCGGCACTAGGAATTCA TTCCAGCCTGTTCCGATTGCTAATATTGAAGACATGCGTAGGATTGAAGTAAAAAGCGATGATGAAATCAGTCGGACTGTGttaataaaacttcaaaaggATAAAATGGTTTCCGTATCGCTTGAAGAACGAGACGCAAGTGAATTGGTTTTAGTCCTAAGAGGCTACTTCAATTTAGCTACTGGTCAAAACTTGCCAGTAGATCAAGAGGAGGAAGCACCGATGGAAGATTTGGCACCACCATTTTTATCGCAGCATAAAGTGGTGCCAGAAAAATGGAGCTATATCaatcaaaataatgtaaagtCGATTTGTTTTGCCATGCATCCAGTTTACCAAggtataaataagaaaactaaTGGATTGTATAATACCATGGGGAGACAAAGTAAACCACCACTTATTCTTGGATATAGTTTAGATAGCAACATGAATAATTCGTTATCTAATCGCAACCATCAAATCAAACCCGAATTCAGCAGTTTCGATAACACCTCCTACGATTTACAAAGCGTCGTATCTATGGAAATCCTTGAAAGCGGCGTCGTCGAAACCAGAAACGACGAAGTCTTACGTCGAATCCAAGAAATGCAACAGTTGGTggaaaattcagaaaaataccTAACGGAACAACAAAACTTAGACAGATTGAACTCCCTGTCCGAATGGCAAGAAACAAGCGTGGACATAGAAAGTGATACGGACAGTGTTCTGGCGGACGACGCGCCAGGAAAACTGAAACACAGCGACTCATTACTATTGTTAACCAAAGGACACGCCCAAGAACCCGCACCGAAGCCAATGTTCACTAATGCCGCGATCGAATTACTACGATCTGAAACCGTTCAATCTGAAAGCGATAACGATTCAATTTATACACCGGGCAACTCCCCAAAACACAAGTTACCCAGCAACGGAATAGACAAATCAAATCGAATTAGTTTCGGACTACGCAGTCCCGACAACACTGCCGATAAGGATCAGGATTTCCAGGCGTATTTGCAACAGCTGAAACAGATGAAGAACAAAGACACCGGTGATATGGATTCGTTGAACGATATATACGTCTTCGACCCGGACTTAATAGACTTGACAAACATACCTCCACCCGGAACTCCCAATGAACTCGATTGTGCCTTACCGACGCCAATAAACGTGCCGCCGAGTTCGTTCGCCGATTCTATTGAAAAGTTGAACAAACTCGGGGTGTTAAATGAGGACGAGGATTTAGAAACGTTTTTAGCCAGCGTTACAGTACCGCCTCCCACTCAAAAGGTCACTCCCGCTGTCGAATTGACTCCTGAGGAGATTATGGCGTATATCATCCCTCCACCACCAGATCGTGATAGTTTCGAGAATTTGACAATAAAAGACGATGAGAAAGATCAACTAAGCGAACAAAGTCATAACGAAATGTGCAATGGTGTTAAAAAAAGAGAAAGTGTTGTCAGTACAAGAACGAATGTTATAGAATATGCGACTGTAGATAGGAAGGGTGCCTTTTCGTGCTGTGCCAAAAATAAGCccgaaaaattgattaaatgtgAGGCACCCATTCAACCTTTACCACGACGAAGTTCTGACGAAACACCTCCAGAAAGACCACCCAAAATGATTCCGGAAGAACGCCAAAGATCTCAATCTTTATCCACCAGAGCGAATTCTAATGCTGATTATCCACCTAAACTACCCCCTAGAGGCGACTGTGCACCACCCCATCTGTTTCTACCACCAAAGAAACCACCTCTACCTCCAGTTCCCCCATTGGAAGTACTAAGACAGATGAAGAACATCCAGCAGTCAAAACCAGTATCCGAAACTCGGACAGCTAGTATAGGTTCTCCACACCTGCAGAGGAATAGAAACATGTCAAATGACCTGGACAACACTTATCATTTAAGTGAGGATAATCGATTGTGTCTCAAGGCTGCGACAGCGGTGAGCACTCCAACGTCCCCGCATTTAG GCAGAGGTGCTCATCTAACCGCAATACCCATAGACTCCCTCGACAGTCCTGGAAACCACAACCGCGAGACCCCGTCGATGCCGCACTCCAGATCACCACTTTCCGCTGTACCACACATAAAAAGCTTGGAGGGAAATGCAGCTTTCAATAAATTCAGAGAGCACGAGGCTATGCAACGGAACGGCGGTCCGACCATAAGGAACGGATGTACTTCGACCAGAGAGAATCTGCTGGCCAAAACAGACGTGGCAATGGCCAATTTACTGGTGAGACTGGACCAGGTGGCTGCACAGTGCAGTGTCGCTCAAGTGCACGGCGGCGGCAGGTTGATCAGCGAAGAAAAGTTTCAG GTTGCCAAAGAAGAATTGACGTCGCAATCCCTGCAGCTTGTCACTTCGAGCAAGATGCTAGTCATAGCTATGTCGGACCCTAGTCTCCCCGATCTACCCGAGAACCTGGCGATTTGCCTGACGATCTTGCGCCGACTTACGGAGCTCTGTCAGGATTTGACCAACCACACGACGGCACCCCTCCAAACCAGAAACCTCATACTGAAAGTCCACGACGTGACCGCGGCGTTCCGCCACTTGATCACCTCCAACATTGACCGTAGCTCGCAGAAGACCATCGAAGAACATCTCGCCGCGCAAGCGGAATCGCTGGCGAACGTGCTTGCTACTTTACTGAGAAGCTTGAGGGTTTTTTCACCGTAG